Proteins encoded in a region of the Verrucomicrobiia bacterium genome:
- a CDS encoding class I SAM-dependent methyltransferase: MKPSGNASRCPLCDDAGTRVVLRAPDFEYRCRPGEWMLAECGRCGHVFLDPLPSIEEVGALYPPGYYTVNPKSPIWMEGRVVEAKMTRDAEGLRRQLGDRRVRSVVDLGGGNLSRLIRLKKVFEAAGGQGVEATCVDLQFDDGMRRLAEGAGVRCVVGNVETDLSELAEGAHDLIVMRQLIEHLRDPGAALRQVRPKLAPGGLLVIDTPNRGGWDYRLFRRRYWGGYHVPRHFHLFDRATLAGLLRESGYDIERQGCTPSIAFWIISLRNRLGLNSLERGASFWEFLSLKSLPVVGTFYLLDLLWLKLGGATSNQFVWARRGEG; this comes from the coding sequence GACTTCGAGTATCGATGTCGTCCGGGGGAGTGGATGCTGGCGGAGTGCGGGCGGTGCGGGCATGTGTTTCTCGATCCGCTGCCCTCGATCGAGGAGGTGGGGGCGCTGTATCCGCCGGGGTACTACACGGTTAATCCGAAGTCGCCGATCTGGATGGAAGGGCGGGTGGTGGAGGCGAAGATGACGCGGGACGCGGAGGGATTGCGACGGCAGTTGGGCGATCGCCGGGTGCGTTCGGTGGTGGATCTCGGCGGCGGGAATCTGAGCCGGTTGATCCGGTTGAAGAAGGTTTTCGAGGCGGCAGGCGGGCAGGGGGTCGAGGCGACCTGCGTGGATCTGCAGTTCGATGACGGGATGCGTCGGTTGGCGGAGGGGGCGGGGGTGCGGTGCGTGGTGGGGAATGTGGAGACCGACCTGTCGGAGCTGGCCGAAGGGGCGCACGACCTGATCGTGATGCGGCAGTTGATCGAGCATCTGCGGGACCCGGGGGCGGCATTGCGTCAGGTGAGGCCCAAACTGGCGCCGGGGGGGCTGCTGGTGATCGACACGCCGAACCGGGGGGGGTGGGATTACCGGTTGTTCCGGCGCCGGTACTGGGGTGGGTACCATGTTCCGCGGCACTTTCATTTGTTCGACCGGGCGACGCTGGCGGGGCTGTTGCGGGAGAGCGGGTATGACATCGAGCGCCAGGGCTGCACGCCTTCGATCGCGTTCTGGATCATCAGCCTGCGCAACAGGCTGGGACTGAACTCGCTGGAGAGGGGGGCATCATTCTGGGAGTTCTTGAGCCTGAAGAGTCTGCCGGTGGTGGGGACGTTCTACCTGCTGGACCTGCTGTGGCTGAAACTGGGTGGGGCGACTTCGAACCAGTTCGTCTGGGCGCGACGGGGCGAGGGTTAG
- a CDS encoding Nif3-like dinuclear metal center hexameric protein, with amino-acid sequence MAAAPLDVLIRYCDRTLRTHAFTDWPGAVNGLQVQNSGRVTRLAAAVDARRATIELAIEAGANLLVVHHGLFWTPPQPWTGNHYQLLRRLLDHDLAVYSSHLPLDAHPRLGNSIQLARAVGLTSPKPFFETKGQPIGFRAEARLDRDALRDRLAKATGSSPILLPGGPRICRAIGVVTGGAGAELRQAAEAGIDTFITGEGPHWTAALADDLGLNVFYAGHYATETFGVRALTAQLARRFRLPWDFIDCPTGL; translated from the coding sequence ATGGCCGCCGCACCCCTCGACGTCCTGATCCGCTACTGCGACAGGACCCTCCGCACCCACGCCTTCACCGACTGGCCCGGCGCCGTCAATGGCCTCCAGGTCCAGAACTCCGGCCGCGTCACCCGCCTCGCTGCCGCCGTCGATGCCCGCCGTGCCACCATCGAACTCGCCATCGAAGCCGGGGCCAACCTGCTCGTCGTCCATCACGGCCTGTTCTGGACCCCGCCCCAACCCTGGACCGGCAACCATTACCAGCTCCTACGCCGCCTTCTCGACCATGATCTCGCCGTGTACAGCTCCCACCTGCCCCTCGATGCCCACCCGCGCCTCGGCAATTCCATCCAACTCGCCCGCGCCGTCGGCCTGACCTCCCCGAAACCCTTCTTCGAAACCAAGGGCCAGCCCATCGGCTTCCGTGCCGAAGCCCGACTCGATCGCGACGCCCTCCGCGACCGCCTCGCCAAGGCGACCGGTTCCTCCCCCATCCTCCTCCCGGGAGGCCCCCGAATCTGCCGCGCCATCGGCGTGGTCACCGGCGGCGCCGGGGCCGAACTGCGTCAGGCCGCCGAAGCCGGCATCGACACCTTCATCACCGGCGAAGGACCCCACTGGACCGCAGCCCTCGCCGACGACCTGGGCCTCAACGTCTTCTATGCCGGCCACTACGCCACCGAAACCTTCGGCGTCCGCGCCCTCACCGCCCAACTCGCCCGCCGCTTCCGCCTGCCCTGGGACTTCATCGACTGCCCCACCGGCCTCTAA